From a region of the Salvelinus alpinus chromosome 2, SLU_Salpinus.1, whole genome shotgun sequence genome:
- the LOC139544959 gene encoding zinc finger protein 271-like isoform X1, with protein MVVFKLNFKISTKDVASTIITLPRLGKGHFKDKASPSPSTLQESPGQPPLRTLLLVLVDCRKTPGQSGTERGEEEHGDMISLSKNHGDIPNCCSLSGRGLLSGEPQQHHDADMKEKSLSRPEHLKKHQQRRIGKKPHHCCSDCGKSFAKQDLTIHEQIHTLEHVSKTLKSHLRIHSGDGPYTCFDCGKYLNRSGAQTKHKHTGEKPYSCDQCGKSFNQSGSLIAHQRIHTGEKPYSCDQCGKSFNQSGSLIAHQRIHTGEKPYSCDQCGKSFNHSGNLTVHQRIHTGEKPYSCDQCGKSFSFFGSMITHQRIHTGEKPYSCDECGKSFSFLGSMIIHQRIHTGEKPYSCDQCGESFNHSGALTRHQRIHTGERPYSCDQCRKSFNQSGALIRHQCIHTGEKPYSCDHCGKSFSRSGTLSKHQRIHTGEKPYSCDQCGKNFNQSGYLTKHQRIHTGEKPYSCYQCGKSFSYSGSMITHQRIHTGEKPYSCDQCGKSFSHSGSLTKHQLIHTGEKPYSCDQCGKSFSYSGSMITHQRIHTGEKPYSCDQCGKSFNRSGSLTVHQRIHTGEKPYNCDQCGKSFSDSGSLTVHQRIHTGEKPYSCDQCGKSFSYSGSMITHQRIHTGEKPYSCDQCGKSFNRSGSLTVHQRIHTGEKHYNCDQCGKSFSRSGTLTTHQLTHTGEKPYSCLCGKSFAHSGSLKKHQKAQTCFLSSRFSPAPVPDT; from the exons CAACCGCCTCTCCGTACTTTACTGCTGGTTCTGGTCGACTGCAGGAAAACACCGGGGCAGAGTGGaactgagagaggagaagaggaacatGGAGATATGATTTCATTAAGTAAAAACCATG GGGACATCCCTAACTGTTGCTCTCTCAGTGGGAGGGGCTTATtatctggggagcctcaacaacatcatgatgctgacatgaaagagaagagtctctccagaccagaacacctcaagaaacaccagcagagacgtATAGGGAAGAAACCTcaccactgctgctctgactgtgggaagagttttgcaaAACAAGACTTGACAATTCATGAGCAAATTCACACTCTAGAGCATGTATCTAAAACCTTAAAATCTCATCTGAGAATTCATTCAGGGGATGGACCTTATACCTGCTTTGATTGTGGGAAATACTTAAATCGGTCAGGAGCCCAgactaaacacaaacacacaggagagaagccttatagctgtgatcagtgtgggaagagcttcaatcaGTCAGGATCCCTGATTgcacaccaacgcatacacacaggagagaagccttatagctgtgatcagtgtgggaagagcttcaatcaGTCAGGATCCCTGATTgcacaccaacgcatacacacaggagagaagccttatagctgtgatcagtgtgggaagagcttcaatcaTTCAGGaaatctgactgtacaccagcgcatacacacaggagagaagccttatagctgtgatcagtgtgggaagagtttcagtTTCTTTGGATCCATGATTACACACCagcgcatacacacaggagagaagccttatagctgtgatgagtgtgggaagagtttcagtTTCTTGGGATCCATGATTATACACCagcgcatacacacaggagagaagccttatagctgtgatcagtgtggggaGAGCTTCAATCACTCAGGAGCCCTGACTAgacaccaacgcatacacacaggagagaggccttatagctgtgatcagtgtagGAAGAGCTTCAATCAATCAGGAGCCCTGATTAGACACcaatgcatacacacaggagagaagccttatagctgtgatcattgtgggaagagcttcagtcGATCAGGAACCCTGAGCAAACatcaacgcatacacacaggagagaagccttatagctgtgatcagtgtgggaagaacTTCAATCAGTCAGGATACCTGACTAaacaccaacgcatacacacaggagagaagccttatagctgttatcagtgtgggaagagtttcagtTACTCGGGATCCATGATTACACACCagcgcatacacacaggagagaagccttatagctgtgatcagtgtgggaagagtttcagtCACTCAGGATCCCTGACCAAACACCAactcatacacacaggagagaagccttatagctgtgatcagtgtgggaagagtttcagtTACTCGGGATCCATGATTACACACCagcgcatacacacaggagagaagccttatagctgtgatcagtgtgggaagagcttcaatcgTTCAGGATCCCTGACTGTACACCaacgaatacacacaggagagaagccttacaactgtgatcagtgtgggaagagtttcagtgACTCAGGATCCCTGACTGtacaccaacgcatacacacaggagagaagccttatagctgtgatcagtgtgggaagagtttcagtTACTCGGGATCCATGATTACACACCagcgcatacacacaggagagaagccttatagctgtgatcagtgtgggaagagcttcaatcgTTCAGGATCCCTGACTGTACACCaacgaatacacacaggagagaagcattacaactgtgatcagtgtgggaagagtttcagtCGATCAGGAACCCTGACTACACACCAgctcacacacacaggagagaaaccttattcCTGTCTATGTGGAAAGAGCTTTGCTCATTCAGGGTCACTGAAAAAACACCAGAAAGCACAAACATGTTTTCTTTCATCTCGTTTCTCTCCGGCACCGGTTCCAGATACCTAA